TGAGGTGGGCGACGGGGTCGGTGAAGGTGCTCATACGGCTGCTCCCGTGGCGGCCTCGAACTGCGCGCGGGTGCAGAAGCTCAGCAGGGCGGCCTTCTCCGGCTTCTGGATCTCCCGCTCGGGGACGAAGCCGACGGCGGCGTTGAGCGCGTGCACCGCGGTGTTGCGGACGTCCGGCTCGACGACCACGCGGGCGGTGGCCGGGTCGGCGAACAGCTCGCGCATGACGGCGGTGATCACCAGGCGGGTGAAGCCGTGCACGGGGGTGTCGGTGGGGGCCACGAGGAAGTGCATGCCGACGTCGCCGGGCTGCGCCTCGTAGAGGCCGACCAGCTCCGCCTCCGCGGGGTCGTAGCGCTCCATGAGGAAGGCGGGCTCGCCGTCCACGAGGCCGATGAAGGCGTCGTGGTGCGGGTGGGCGGCGATCTCCATGTAGGCGCGCTCGACGTCCTGGAGCTTCGCGTCCTGCATCATCCAGAAGGCGGCCTTGGCGTGGGTGACCCAGGGGTGGATCAGCTCCGCGTCCTTGAGCGGGTCGAGCGGGCGTATCGATACGGTCATACCGCGAACTCCTGGAAAGCGATGGTCTTCTCGACGGGGTAGTACTCGGCACCCAGCATCTCCCCGATGATGTACGC
The DNA window shown above is from Streptomyces showdoensis and carries:
- a CDS encoding GNAT family N-acetyltransferase: MTVSIRPLDPLKDAELIHPWVTHAKAAFWMMQDAKLQDVERAYMEIAAHPHHDAFIGLVDGEPAFLMERYDPAEAELVGLYEAQPGDVGMHFLVAPTDTPVHGFTRLVITAVMRELFADPATARVVVEPDVRNTAVHALNAAVGFVPEREIQKPEKAALLSFCTRAQFEAATGAAV